A stretch of Cicer arietinum cultivar CDC Frontier isolate Library 1 chromosome 5, Cicar.CDCFrontier_v2.0, whole genome shotgun sequence DNA encodes these proteins:
- the LOC101491460 gene encoding uncharacterized protein has translation MKFININGTTLYLALYIDVANSKELLESMQAGTLEPEVAFLNASLIPDIFPVLAAAHKTLVAKSRDSLTTRTLHSELVYNYSGSKHITESLKRYGISESTTYILAARFDATPDEVKALEKLVIGKEIDLEELEGRANQSLIQKNYKIPSAELGISSLADAITCRIAARDAL, from the exons ATGAAGTTTATCAACATAAATGGGACCACTCTTTATCTTGCACTCTACATCGACGTAGCCAATTCAAA GGAGCTATTGGAAAGTATGCAAGCTGGGACATTGGAGCCAGAAGTTGCATTCCTCAATGCTTCACTT ATTCCAGATATTTTCCCAGTTCTAGCAGCTGCACACAAGACACTCGTAGCCAAGTCACGGGACTCATTGACCACGCGCACTCTTCATTCAGAGCTTGTTTACAACTACTCAGGGTCCAAGCAT ATTACCGAATCTTTAAAAAGATATGGCATCTCTGAAAGCACAACTTATATCCTTGCTGCACGATTTGATGCTACTCCTGATGAG GTAAAAGCCCTAGAGAAACTTGTCATTGGCAAAGAGATCGACCTGGAGGAGTTGGAAGGCAGAGCAAACCAATCCCTGATACAAAAG AATTACAAGATACCATCCGCGGAACTTGGAATATCATCACTTGCAGATGCGATAACTTGCCGAATAGCTGCTCGTGATGCCTTGTAG